One stretch of Pseudomonas azotoformans DNA includes these proteins:
- a CDS encoding aldehyde dehydrogenase family protein — translation MSKAQRFDNYINGQWVAGADYCVNLNPSELSDVIGEYAKADVAQVNAAIDAARAAFPAWSTSGIQARHDALDKVGSEILARREELGTLLAREEGKTLPEAIGEVTRAGNIFKFFAGECLRLSGDYVPSVRPGVNVEVTREALGVVGLITPWNFPIAIPAWKIAPALAYGNCVVIKPAELVPGCAWALAEIISRAGFPAGVFNLVMGSGRVVGDVLVNSPKVDGISFTGSVGVGRQIAVSCVSRQAKVQLEMGGKNPQIILDDADLKQAVELSVQSAFYSTGQRCTASSRLIVTAGIHDQFVAAMAERMKSIKVGHALKSGTDIGPVVSQAQLDQDLKYIDIGQSEGARLVSGGGLVTCDTEGYYLAPTLFADSEAAMRISREEIFGPVANVVRVADYEAALAMANDTEFGLSAGIATTSLKYANHFKRHSQAGMVMVNLPTAGVDYHVPFGGRKGSSYGSREQGRYAQEFYTVVKTSYIGS, via the coding sequence GTGTCCAAAGCCCAACGTTTCGATAACTACATCAATGGCCAGTGGGTGGCCGGTGCCGACTATTGCGTCAACCTCAATCCGTCGGAGTTGTCCGATGTCATTGGCGAATATGCCAAGGCTGATGTTGCCCAGGTCAACGCTGCCATCGATGCTGCCCGTGCTGCATTTCCGGCCTGGTCGACGTCCGGCATCCAGGCGCGTCATGACGCCCTGGATAAAGTCGGCAGCGAAATCCTCGCTCGTCGTGAAGAACTCGGCACCCTGCTGGCCCGTGAAGAGGGCAAGACCCTGCCCGAAGCCATCGGCGAAGTGACCCGCGCCGGTAACATCTTCAAGTTCTTCGCCGGCGAATGCCTGCGCCTGTCCGGCGACTACGTGCCGTCGGTACGCCCGGGCGTCAACGTTGAAGTCACCCGTGAAGCCCTGGGTGTGGTTGGGCTGATCACGCCGTGGAACTTCCCGATCGCCATCCCCGCCTGGAAGATCGCCCCGGCCCTGGCCTACGGTAACTGCGTGGTGATCAAGCCCGCCGAGTTGGTGCCGGGCTGTGCCTGGGCCTTGGCCGAAATCATTTCCCGCGCCGGTTTCCCCGCTGGTGTGTTCAACCTAGTGATGGGCAGCGGTCGCGTGGTTGGCGATGTGCTGGTCAACAGCCCGAAGGTCGATGGCATCAGCTTCACTGGTTCCGTTGGTGTGGGTCGTCAGATCGCCGTCAGCTGCGTCTCGCGCCAGGCCAAAGTGCAGTTGGAAATGGGCGGCAAGAACCCGCAGATCATCCTCGACGACGCCGACCTCAAGCAGGCCGTCGAGCTGTCGGTACAGAGCGCGTTCTACTCCACCGGCCAGCGTTGCACTGCTTCCAGCCGCCTGATCGTTACCGCGGGTATCCACGACCAGTTCGTCGCGGCCATGGCGGAGCGTATGAAGTCGATCAAGGTCGGCCACGCCCTCAAGAGCGGCACGGACATCGGCCCAGTGGTTTCCCAGGCCCAGTTGGACCAGGACCTCAAGTACATCGACATCGGCCAAAGCGAAGGTGCGCGGCTGGTCAGCGGTGGCGGCCTGGTGACCTGCGACACCGAAGGCTACTACCTGGCACCGACGCTGTTTGCCGACAGCGAAGCTGCGATGCGTATCAGCCGTGAAGAGATCTTCGGCCCGGTGGCCAACGTGGTGCGCGTGGCGGACTACGAAGCGGCGCTGGCCATGGCCAACGACACCGAGTTCGGGCTGTCGGCGGGCATTGCCACCACCTCGCTCAAGTACGCCAACCACTTCAAGCGCCACTCCCAGGCCGGGATGGTGATGGTCAACCTGCCGACTGCCGGTGTGGATTACCACGTTCCTTTCGGTGGCCGTAAAGGCTCATCCTATGGTTCGCGTGAGCAAGGTCGCTATGCGCAAGAGTTCTACACCGTGGTGAAGACCAGTTACATCGGTTCGTAA
- a CDS encoding MFS transporter, with the protein MQATKPTHVRYLILLMLFLVTTINYADRATIAIAGSSLQKDLGIDAVTLGYIFSAFGWAYVAGQIPGGWLLDRFGSKKVYALSIFTWSLFTVLQGYVGEFGVSTAVVALFMLRFMVGLAEAPSFPGNARIVAAWFPTAERGTASAIFNSAQYFATVLFAPLMGWIVYRFGWQHVFIVMGVIGIIFSLIWLKVIHSPRQHPMINEAEFNHIAANGAMVDMDQDKGKGKKTDGPKWDYIRQLLTNRMMLGVYLGQYCINGITYFFLTWFPVYLVQDRGMTILKAGFIASLPAICGFIGGVLGGVISDYLLRKGHSLTFARKAPIIGGLLISSSIVACNYVDIEWMVVGFMALAFFGKGVGALGWAVVSDTSPKQIAGLSGGLFNTFGNLASITTPIVIGYIISTTGSFKWALVFVGANALVAVFSYLVIVGPIKRVVLKEPPSKGPELTNLTEAHS; encoded by the coding sequence ATGCAAGCGACCAAGCCGACCCACGTCCGCTATTTGATCCTGCTCATGCTGTTCCTGGTGACCACGATCAACTACGCCGACCGGGCCACCATCGCCATCGCGGGCTCCAGCCTGCAAAAAGACCTCGGCATCGACGCGGTCACCCTCGGTTATATCTTCTCCGCATTCGGTTGGGCCTACGTGGCCGGGCAAATCCCCGGTGGCTGGCTGCTGGACCGGTTCGGCTCGAAAAAAGTCTATGCCCTGAGCATCTTCACCTGGTCCCTGTTCACCGTGCTGCAAGGCTATGTCGGTGAATTCGGGGTCTCCACCGCCGTGGTTGCACTGTTCATGCTGCGCTTCATGGTGGGCCTGGCCGAAGCGCCGTCCTTCCCCGGCAACGCTCGGATTGTGGCCGCCTGGTTCCCGACCGCCGAGCGCGGTACGGCGTCGGCGATCTTCAACTCGGCGCAATACTTTGCCACCGTATTGTTTGCGCCGCTGATGGGCTGGATCGTCTACCGCTTCGGCTGGCAGCACGTGTTTATCGTGATGGGCGTGATCGGCATCATTTTCTCGCTGATCTGGCTGAAAGTTATCCACAGCCCGCGCCAGCACCCGATGATCAACGAAGCCGAGTTCAACCACATCGCGGCCAATGGCGCCATGGTCGATATGGACCAGGACAAAGGCAAGGGCAAGAAAACCGACGGCCCGAAGTGGGATTACATCCGCCAGTTGCTGACCAACCGTATGATGCTCGGCGTCTATCTGGGCCAGTACTGCATCAACGGCATCACCTACTTCTTCCTCACCTGGTTCCCGGTGTACCTGGTGCAGGACCGTGGCATGACCATCCTCAAGGCCGGTTTCATTGCCTCGTTGCCGGCGATCTGCGGGTTTATCGGTGGCGTGCTCGGCGGGGTGATTTCCGATTACCTGCTGCGCAAGGGCCATTCCCTGACCTTCGCGCGCAAGGCGCCTATCATCGGTGGCCTGCTGATCTCCAGCAGCATCGTGGCCTGCAACTACGTGGATATCGAATGGATGGTGGTGGGCTTCATGGCCCTGGCCTTCTTCGGCAAGGGCGTTGGCGCACTGGGTTGGGCGGTGGTGTCCGACACCTCGCCGAAACAAATCGCCGGCCTCAGTGGCGGCTTGTTCAACACCTTCGGTAACCTGGCGTCGATCACCACGCCAATCGTCATCGGCTACATCATCAGCACCACCGGCTCGTTCAAGTGGGCCTTGGTGTTTGTGGGTGCCAACGCCCTGGTGGCAGTGTTCAGCTACCTGGTTATCGTCGGCCCGATCAAGCGCGTAGTACTCAAAGAGCCACCAAGCAAGGGGCCTGAGTTGACCAACCTAACCGAAGCGCATTCCTGA
- the garD gene encoding galactarate dehydratase, which produces MQLIEHADSPRSIRLHERDNVVIVVNDQGVPAGTEFPDGLVTVDFIPQSHKVTLEDIPEGGQIIRYGQTIGYALAPIPRGSWVQEDQLRMPTAPPLDSLPLSTEVPETQAPLEGFTFEGYRNADGTVGTRNILGITTTVQCVTGVLDHAVKRIKDELLPKYPHVDDVVALTHSYGCGVAITATDAYIPIRTVRNLARNPNLGGEALVISLGCEKLQAGQVMHDNDSSVDLSEPWLYRLQDSSHGFTEMIEQIMELAETRLKKLDQRRRETVPASELILGMQCGGSDAFSGITANPALGYASDLLLRAGATVMFSEVTEVRDAIYLLTSRAETKEVAQELVREMDWYDRYLAKGEADRSANTTPGNKKGGLSNIVEKSLGSIVKSGSSAINGVLGPGERFKGKGLIFCATPASDFVCGTLQLAAGMNLHVFTTGRGTPYGLAMAPVVKVSTRTELAQRWPDLIDIDAGRIATGRATIEELGWELFHFYLDVASGKKQTWAEHHKLHNDITLFNPAPIT; this is translated from the coding sequence ATGCAGTTGATTGAACATGCCGACTCGCCGCGCTCGATTCGTTTGCACGAGCGCGACAACGTAGTGATCGTGGTCAATGACCAGGGCGTCCCGGCCGGGACCGAGTTCCCGGATGGCCTGGTGACCGTGGATTTCATCCCCCAGAGCCACAAAGTGACCCTGGAAGATATCCCCGAAGGCGGCCAGATCATTCGTTACGGCCAGACCATCGGTTACGCCCTGGCGCCGATTCCACGCGGCAGCTGGGTGCAGGAAGATCAACTGCGCATGCCCACCGCGCCGCCACTGGACAGCTTGCCGCTGTCCACCGAGGTGCCTGAGACCCAGGCGCCGCTGGAGGGCTTTACCTTCGAGGGGTATCGCAACGCCGACGGCACCGTGGGTACGCGCAACATCCTCGGGATCACCACCACGGTGCAGTGCGTCACGGGCGTGCTGGACCATGCGGTCAAGCGCATCAAGGATGAATTGCTGCCCAAGTACCCGCACGTCGATGACGTGGTGGCGCTGACCCACAGCTATGGCTGCGGCGTGGCGATCACCGCGACGGACGCCTACATCCCGATCCGCACCGTGCGCAACCTGGCGCGCAACCCGAACCTGGGCGGTGAAGCCCTGGTGATCAGCCTGGGCTGTGAGAAATTGCAGGCCGGGCAGGTGATGCACGACAACGACAGCTCGGTCGACCTGAGTGAGCCCTGGCTGTATCGCTTGCAGGACTCCAGCCATGGGTTTACCGAAATGATCGAGCAGATCATGGAACTGGCCGAGACGCGCTTGAAGAAACTCGACCAGCGCCGCCGCGAAACCGTGCCGGCGTCCGAGTTGATCCTGGGCATGCAGTGCGGCGGCAGTGATGCGTTTTCCGGCATCACCGCCAACCCGGCGCTGGGTTATGCCTCGGACTTGTTGCTGCGGGCCGGGGCGACGGTGATGTTTTCCGAGGTCACTGAAGTACGGGATGCCATCTACTTGCTGACTTCGCGTGCAGAGACGAAGGAAGTTGCCCAGGAGCTGGTTCGGGAAATGGATTGGTACGACCGTTACCTGGCCAAGGGCGAGGCGGATCGCAGTGCCAACACCACGCCGGGTAACAAGAAGGGCGGGTTGTCGAATATCGTCGAGAAGTCCCTGGGCTCGATCGTCAAGTCCGGCAGCAGCGCGATCAACGGCGTGCTTGGGCCGGGTGAGCGTTTCAAGGGCAAAGGCCTGATTTTTTGCGCGACGCCGGCCAGTGACTTTGTGTGTGGCACCTTGCAACTGGCGGCGGGGATGAACCTGCATGTGTTCACCACCGGGCGTGGCACGCCTTACGGGTTGGCGATGGCGCCGGTGGTGAAGGTGTCGACGCGTACGGAACTGGCGCAGCGCTGGCCGGACCTGATCGATATCGACGCCGGGCGCATTGCCACCGGGCGTGCGACCATCGAGGAGCTGGGTTGGGAGCTGTTCCACTTCTATCTGGATGTGGCCAGCGGCAAGAAGCAGACGTGGGCGGAGCACCACAAGCTGCACAACGACATTACCTTGTTCAACCCGGCGCCCATTACCTGA